The Haloplasma contractile SSD-17B genome has a window encoding:
- a CDS encoding rhodanese-like domain-containing protein, which yields MYKTITTKELKSLIDLDEPINIIDVREQFEHRTGHVPGSVNVPVNTLIQGASRYLKKEEPNYIICQSGSRSQLVCQLLLRQGYQVIDVLGGHGAYNGPLNR from the coding sequence ATGTACAAGACAATTACTACAAAAGAATTAAAATCATTAATTGATTTGGATGAACCAATTAATATAATAGATGTGCGTGAACAATTTGAACATAGAACTGGTCATGTACCTGGTTCTGTGAATGTACCGGTTAATACCTTAATTCAAGGTGCTAGTCGCTACTTAAAGAAAGAAGAACCAAATTATATTATCTGTCAATCAGGTAGCAGAAGCCAACTAGTCTGTCAACTATTACTAAGGCAAGGCTATCAAGTAATTGATGTTCTTGGTGGGCATGGTGCTTATAACGGTCCTCTGAACAGATGA
- a CDS encoding CYTH domain-containing protein, which produces MSQNLEIEFKNLLTHEEYNRLIDFFDLTESDLFKQVNIYFDTKEHSLKKLGCALRVRIKENVYELTLKQPNSVGLMETSDYLNEDQFNAFVNTGLLHMGSVMRALQNLGVTECLNVTAELTTYRYETPYNIGLLVLDRSSYYDVIDHELEFEVQDYDEGKKAFHQLLNKFNIPLRKTTNKISRAYKQKLKFDSKTDA; this is translated from the coding sequence GTGTCACAAAATTTAGAAATTGAATTTAAAAACCTATTAACTCATGAAGAATACAATCGTTTAATCGATTTTTTTGATTTAACAGAATCCGATTTATTCAAACAGGTTAATATATATTTTGATACAAAAGAGCATTCATTAAAAAAGTTAGGTTGTGCACTTCGTGTTCGTATCAAAGAAAATGTATACGAATTAACATTAAAACAGCCAAACTCTGTTGGTTTGATGGAAACATCCGATTACCTAAATGAAGATCAGTTTAATGCTTTTGTAAACACGGGACTGTTACACATGGGTTCTGTTATGCGTGCTTTACAAAATCTTGGTGTAACGGAATGCTTGAATGTTACTGCAGAATTAACCACGTATCGTTATGAAACCCCATATAATATAGGCCTTCTTGTGCTAGATCGTTCGTCATATTATGACGTTATTGATCACGAACTAGAGTTCGAAGTACAAGATTATGATGAAGGTAAAAAAGCATTTCATCAGCTACTTAATAAATTTAACATTCCTTTACGTAAGACTACGAATAAAATCTCAAGGGCTTATAAGCAAAAACTAAAATTTGATTCTAAAACTGACGCTTAA
- a CDS encoding RluA family pseudouridine synthase has translation MELMYTIKEQDAGKNIKTFLLERNISRKLLISIKHRGGTVLLNEKCVRLVDRLSEQDVLIVKLPDEIPSDNLSPQNLETLGFPLQIVYEDDFLLVINKQHGIACIPNMRYKNLTLANSIMHHYKKINQQTTVHFINRLDKDTSGLLIVAKNRYIHHLMNDKTKIKRKYLAIVEHTIAKNITIEHAIKRDETHPVKRLVVRDEHENGKSATTIVTPKEWYQQHTLVECELLTGRTHQIRVHLSSIGHPLIGDSLYGGGVNYINRQALHSYKLQFKHPITNQLLKFEIPAAHDMKQVILQLEKLQGQVHNTLFQIT, from the coding sequence ATGGAATTGATGTATACAATAAAAGAACAAGATGCTGGTAAAAACATTAAAACTTTCTTATTAGAAAGAAATATCTCAAGAAAATTACTCATTTCAATTAAGCATCGTGGTGGTACTGTACTTTTAAACGAGAAGTGTGTGAGATTGGTTGACCGGCTAAGTGAACAGGATGTATTAATTGTCAAATTACCGGATGAAATACCAAGTGATAATCTATCACCACAAAACTTAGAAACACTGGGATTTCCATTACAAATTGTCTATGAAGATGATTTTTTACTCGTTATCAATAAACAACATGGGATTGCTTGTATTCCGAATATGCGTTATAAAAATCTAACCTTGGCTAATAGTATCATGCATCACTATAAAAAAATTAATCAGCAAACAACGGTGCATTTTATTAATCGATTAGATAAAGATACATCAGGACTTTTAATAGTTGCTAAAAATCGATATATTCACCATCTAATGAATGATAAAACTAAGATTAAACGGAAGTATCTAGCCATTGTAGAGCATACTATAGCTAAGAACATCACGATTGAGCATGCCATTAAGAGGGATGAAACACATCCAGTTAAGCGGTTAGTAGTAAGAGATGAGCATGAAAACGGAAAATCGGCCACTACAATCGTCACACCAAAAGAATGGTACCAGCAACATACCTTGGTTGAATGTGAACTATTAACAGGTCGAACCCATCAAATACGTGTGCACTTGTCTAGTATTGGTCATCCCCTAATAGGTGATTCACTATACGGCGGAGGTGTAAATTACATAAATAGACAAGCCTTACATAGTTATAAGTTACAGTTTAAGCATCCGATTACAAATCAATTGCTTAAATTTGAAATTCCCGCTGCTCATGATATGAAACAAGTCATTTTACAGTTGGAAAAGCTACAAGGTCAAGTTCATAACACATTATTCCAGATCACTTGA
- a CDS encoding NAD kinase has translation MNYCIFSKLDEYSTEVAERLKTELSKLGYEYNREEPELIFTIGGDGTMLKTVHKFIDRLEEVSFIGIHTGKLGFYTDFTPEEIDFLVDKMKDNLYDEIHFPLLETTICSENGCEEIYALNEITLMNPYRTQFIEVYIDQDHFESFRGTGLCVSTPTGSSAYNKSLGGAVMHPKIEAFQLTEMASINSNVYRTISAPIILAKNQTLILRAADFNRATITIDHYHRDLKNYKYVKCKLSDKRVRFRQYRENDFWNRIKRSFL, from the coding sequence ATGAATTATTGTATCTTTAGTAAATTAGATGAATATTCAACAGAAGTTGCAGAAAGACTTAAGACAGAACTATCAAAATTAGGCTATGAATACAATCGTGAAGAACCAGAACTGATTTTTACCATCGGTGGGGACGGAACGATGCTAAAGACAGTACATAAATTTATTGATCGATTAGAAGAGGTCTCATTTATCGGTATTCATACAGGTAAACTTGGATTTTATACAGATTTTACTCCTGAGGAAATTGATTTCCTTGTTGATAAGATGAAAGATAACCTTTATGATGAAATTCATTTTCCGTTATTAGAAACAACAATATGTTCAGAAAATGGATGTGAAGAAATTTATGCCTTAAATGAAATCACCTTAATGAACCCTTATCGTACTCAGTTTATTGAAGTCTATATTGATCAGGATCACTTTGAATCATTTAGGGGTACAGGACTTTGTGTCTCAACACCTACCGGTAGTTCAGCGTATAATAAATCCCTAGGTGGGGCAGTCATGCATCCAAAAATTGAAGCATTTCAATTAACTGAGATGGCTTCAATTAATAGTAATGTATATCGAACTATAAGTGCGCCAATTATATTAGCAAAGAATCAGACGCTTATATTACGGGCTGCGGATTTCAACCGAGCTACGATTACCATTGATCATTATCATCGTGATTTGAAAAATTATAAATATGTGAAGTGTAAGTTGTCGGATAAGCGTGTTCGATTTAGACAATACCGAGAAAATGATTTTTGGAATCGTATTAAACGTTCATTTTTATGA
- a CDS encoding GTP pyrophosphokinase — MVYIHNWEEFLQPYELTTSEIKLKLEGIRKQFKQKNKHSPIESVRVRVKTIASILEKSERMDLTLDRIGEEMYDIAGVRITCKFVEDIFKVVEMLKNRSDIDIITEIDYITNPKDSGYRSYHLHGYYHLETIDGTKQVLFEVQIRTMAMNFWASIEHTMHYKYSGDIPENVSIRLIKAAEAAYALDNEMSQIKHEIEEAQEHFKNRQNQGLLYYDSKRLMKK; from the coding sequence ATGGTTTACATTCATAATTGGGAAGAATTTTTACAACCATATGAACTAACAACTAGTGAAATAAAATTAAAACTAGAAGGAATAAGAAAACAATTTAAGCAAAAAAATAAACATTCACCAATTGAATCCGTTCGCGTACGTGTGAAGACAATTGCCAGCATATTAGAAAAATCAGAACGAATGGACTTAACGTTAGATCGAATTGGTGAAGAAATGTATGATATTGCAGGTGTTCGTATAACCTGTAAATTCGTTGAAGATATTTTTAAAGTAGTTGAAATGCTTAAAAATCGTAGTGACATTGATATTATAACAGAAATTGACTATATTACAAATCCAAAAGATAGTGGGTACAGATCCTATCATCTACATGGGTACTATCATTTAGAAACGATTGACGGGACGAAGCAAGTACTCTTCGAAGTTCAAATTCGCACAATGGCTATGAATTTCTGGGCTAGTATTGAGCATACGATGCATTACAAATATTCAGGAGATATCCCGGAAAATGTTAGCATTCGATTAATTAAGGCGGCAGAAGCTGCTTATGCACTTGATAATGAGATGTCTCAAATAAAGCATGAGATTGAAGAGGCACAAGAACACTTTAAAAATAGACAAAACCAAGGACTTCTCTATTACGATAGCAAACGACTAATGAAAAAGTAA
- a CDS encoding competence protein CoiA has protein sequence MFKAKTSKGVIVDIESINTVSKTSQRYNCPYCNHEVIIRAGDKYRKHFSHKNADHCNYERESIRHYEGKLTLYRWLINQTKEVDVEYYLKAINRIADLYVRMSGKKYVIELQCSQVKPDVILKRTADYNRLGIDVIWIIYKEHVKFKKNRKLTEFEIACMKHDQIVYMSETSIFIYRAVMNSSSNTFNGMWIKRHLNDLIIDNLLDRNDVTNTMNWVEVKQTWRLKDCLYFIKYNRMYANFVYNNGFQPSLFPVEIGIPIKEQYLIKMNPFVWQSYIYIYIFIFEQIDWYDVFRYCRNKFCFRTTDEHKIMNLIREYLNYLIKRECIQILDNVIYRKEMKHKELNAEEALENDQKWNLKVK, from the coding sequence ATGTTTAAAGCCAAAACAAGTAAAGGGGTCATTGTCGATATTGAATCGATTAATACTGTATCAAAAACAAGTCAACGTTATAATTGTCCATATTGTAATCATGAAGTAATTATAAGAGCAGGTGATAAGTATCGAAAACACTTTTCACATAAGAATGCAGATCATTGTAACTATGAACGAGAATCGATTAGACATTATGAAGGAAAGCTAACACTTTATAGATGGTTAATAAATCAAACCAAAGAGGTAGACGTAGAATATTATTTGAAAGCGATCAACCGAATAGCTGATTTGTATGTCAGAATGAGTGGTAAGAAATACGTAATCGAACTCCAATGTTCACAAGTGAAACCTGATGTCATATTAAAACGAACCGCTGACTATAATAGATTGGGGATTGATGTAATCTGGATTATTTATAAAGAACACGTTAAGTTTAAAAAAAATAGAAAACTTACAGAGTTTGAAATTGCATGTATGAAACATGACCAGATTGTTTATATGAGTGAAACGTCTATTTTTATTTATCGCGCTGTAATGAATTCAAGTAGTAACACATTTAATGGCATGTGGATTAAACGACACCTTAACGACCTTATAATTGACAATTTATTAGATCGAAATGATGTAACGAACACAATGAACTGGGTAGAAGTGAAACAAACATGGCGGTTAAAGGATTGTCTTTATTTTATTAAGTATAACAGAATGTATGCTAACTTTGTTTATAATAACGGATTTCAACCAAGTTTGTTTCCGGTTGAAATTGGTATACCGATAAAGGAACAATACTTAATAAAAATGAACCCATTTGTTTGGCAAAGTTATATTTATATCTATATTTTTATTTTTGAGCAAATTGACTGGTATGATGTGTTTAGATACTGTAGAAATAAGTTCTGTTTTCGTACAACCGATGAACACAAAATAATGAACTTGATACGCGAATATTTAAATTATTTAATAAAACGAGAATGTATACAAATACTAGATAATGTCATATATAGAAAAGAAATGAAACATAAGGAGCTTAATGCTGAAGAAGCATTAGAAAATGATCAGAAGTGGAATTTAAAAGTGAAATGA
- the spx gene encoding transcriptional regulator Spx, giving the protein MIDIYTTPSCASCRKAKRWLEEHEITFQEKNLFNNKISEVELRKILEKTENGFDDIISTRSKIIKESNIDVNSMTVNELIAFIKENPSILRRPILIDDKRLQVGYNDEEIRSFLPREYREKMMCDGTLCSQLERDCSYLDALKEALEITTIK; this is encoded by the coding sequence ATGATAGATATTTATACAACTCCTAGCTGTGCTTCTTGTAGAAAAGCCAAGAGATGGCTAGAAGAGCATGAAATTACATTTCAAGAAAAAAATCTTTTCAACAACAAAATCTCTGAGGTTGAACTAAGGAAAATACTAGAGAAAACAGAAAATGGATTCGATGACATTATCTCAACTCGATCAAAGATCATTAAAGAAAGCAATATTGATGTTAATTCTATGACAGTTAATGAATTAATTGCATTCATTAAAGAAAACCCTAGTATTTTAAGACGTCCAATTCTGATTGATGATAAACGACTTCAAGTCGGATATAATGACGAAGAGATTAGAAGTTTCTTACCACGAGAATATCGTGAGAAGATGATGTGTGATGGGACGTTATGTTCACAACTTGAAAGAGATTGTAGCTATTTAGATGCCCTTAAAGAGGCATTAGAAATCACAACGATTAAATAA
- a CDS encoding helix-turn-helix domain-containing protein yields MNKELRKLYGSSYIDEIEHYDFNTYYYFKSIEHLIFGIEKNAVSSNELVLLDMHYERLDDRDFTDRDIEVLEYLLGEGSKPDKDTYNKLKYILMKPLQYIERETLSELLTLMHDFLGPDTLIFKRESVIIVITPQELTQDIGDFVDSITSDFYVDLFFYESDLSVLNEELKQVFMFEFESFIELQKTTKSRVTRADLMYNNIVNVMDATLKDDFKKYVLGDFVTDKEMLNMIKTFFETNMNVSLSAKNCFMHRNTFQNKIEKFIQTTGFNIKKFDDAFIVYLALSI; encoded by the coding sequence ATGAATAAAGAGCTAAGGAAATTGTATGGTTCGTCCTATATTGACGAAATCGAACACTATGATTTTAATACATACTATTATTTTAAGTCTATTGAACATCTAATATTCGGTATAGAGAAAAATGCAGTTTCGAGTAATGAATTAGTACTTCTTGATATGCACTATGAACGTTTAGATGACCGTGATTTTACCGACCGAGATATCGAGGTCTTAGAGTATTTATTAGGAGAAGGAAGCAAGCCAGATAAAGACACGTACAACAAACTAAAATATATATTAATGAAGCCATTACAGTATATTGAACGAGAAACATTAAGTGAACTATTAACTCTTATGCACGACTTTTTAGGTCCTGATACACTTATATTTAAACGAGAATCGGTTATTATTGTGATTACACCACAAGAACTTACCCAAGATATAGGTGATTTTGTAGATTCAATCACTTCTGATTTCTATGTTGACTTGTTTTTCTACGAAAGTGATTTGAGTGTGTTAAACGAAGAACTTAAACAAGTGTTTATGTTCGAATTTGAAAGTTTTATAGAGTTACAAAAAACAACTAAATCGAGAGTAACAAGAGCGGACTTAATGTATAATAATATTGTGAACGTAATGGATGCTACTTTAAAAGACGATTTTAAAAAATATGTACTAGGTGATTTTGTTACAGATAAAGAAATGTTGAATATGATTAAAACGTTTTTTGAGACAAATATGAACGTCTCGTTATCGGCTAAGAACTGTTTCATGCATCGAAATACATTTCAAAACAAGATCGAAAAATTTATACAAACGACAGGGTTCAATATTAAAAAGTTTGATGATGCATTTATTGTGTATTTAGCACTTTCTATATGA